Below is a genomic region from Gracilinanus agilis isolate LMUSP501 unplaced genomic scaffold, AgileGrace unplaced_scaffold49483, whole genome shotgun sequence.
AATCTCCTGTTCTGGCCTCCTTGGGTCCAGGAAAACGGCCGATGGGCAGCGCCAAAGTCTTGGGCCCCCAGAGAAGTGAAGGCAGAGGGGAAGGGGGCTGGAGCCCGTGCCCTGAGTCTGAGCCAAGCCACGCTGACCAGGGCGGCCGGCTTCCCGGAAAGGTGCCCGACTGGCAGGGAGCCGTGCTCTCTTTGCCAGACGGGCCTGTGCTGGGGAAGCTCAGGGAACGTGGCTCACCTGCTCTCTGTCTTGCCTTCTTAGAATTTTGCCGCCCAGTATGATGCTAGCAAAGGATTGGACATGGGCCCAGGACCAATGGTACGGATCTCCCCATCCCCCCCCCAATGAAAGAGCTCGGAGGCGCTTAGCAGGGAGCCCCCACCCCGCCCCCTCCCGCACTCTGCCCCCACCAGCACTGGCACCAGGCGAGAGGGCAGGGCTCTGAGAGGAGTCACCAGCTGGAGGGCCGCACTGAGGGAAACGGGGGTCCCAGTTAAGAATGATTCCTTCAGCCTGGGGCAGGGAGGGGGTCCTGTTAGGGGGAGGGGCGCCGGGAGAGACCCTCACGGGGCCGCGACTCGGCCGGGCACCCGCTTGGGGGGACAGGCCTGACGGACGAGAGACTCACTGCCCAGTGCAGGGACCGTCTGCAGCCCGCCCTCCTCAGCGGCTCCCCAGGCTCTACTGAGCTGCTCAGAAAGAAGAGCGACGGAACCTGCCAAGTGGGGGCACGAGGACTTCCATGGCACCCTCTGCTGCCAGGCTGCCAAAGCCAACCGAGTCAGCAGGCTTGCTTTCCTGCCAGGCCTGGCGTCTGTACATAAGAGCtggcagaaagagacagacagacaagacaaGACAGAGGGCAGAGGCCAGAGGCAGAGAGGGGAgtggggggagacagagacagagagagagagagagagagaggacagagggaggagagagaccgggagggagggggagagagggagagacaggcagagacagagaggggagggggaagagagaggcagagagacagggacagacagagagaacttcaaggtttgcaaagcactttgcaaatattctctcctttttttgtttcccacaacaaccctaggaggtagatgctgttatgattcccattttagagatgaggaaactgaggcaggcagaggttaaatgacttgtccagggtcatacagccagcaTCTGCAGTTGGATTTTGAACCCAGCCCTTCCTGGTTCTGGGTCCAGGGCTGTAGCCACCTGATTGCCTCTACAAAGGTTTCCACGCCTCGTGCTGGCAGGAGCATCTAGGATGCCATTTGGTCCAACAGCAGTGGCGGGGGAGGGGGGCAATTTTCCCAGGATGCCAGCCTGGCCCTTCACCTGAGCTGGCTATCAAGGCCGTCGGTACTCCTCTGGCCAAAGCCTGGCCTTTTCGCCATTGATGCTCATGTGGTTCCCTTTCCAGGGTTTGATGGGACCCAGAGGCCCCCCTGGTGCAAGTGGACCTCCCGTAAGTACACCCAGTGAGAGCTCTTCCTGTTCACAAAGAGGCTGCCTCGCACAGTTCCTCGGGTGACCGCCCCTGGTGTTCTTGCCTTCTAGGGTGCTCAAGGCTTCCAAGGACCTGCTGGTGAGCCCGGAGAGCCTGGCCAGACTGTAAGTTGGGCCCCCTGCTGGTGGTCTGTGTGGATCTGGGGATGCAGAGGGACGCAGCTAAGAGCGCCGTGTTCTCTCCATTCCCCTAGGGACCCGCAGGCTCCCGAGGACCCCCCGGACCCCCTGGAAAGTCTGGTGAAGATGtaagtggggagggggttggCATGGCATCCCTCCGGGAGGCAGCACTGGGGGGGGCCAGTCAGGGTGGAGAGAGTCGGCCCACTGCCCAAAGCCACGCACCCCTGGGCCGGTGCTGCAGTGTGGGGGGACTCGTGGTCTGGTTGGACAGACGGGGGCAGGCCGAGGCTCGCCTCGATGGGCTCGAGTCACAAATGCAAGGTTCTTGGGCCTCTTTCCTTACAGGGTCACCCTGGAAAGCCTGGAAGACCCGGCGAGAGAGGCATCGTTGGACCGCAGGTGAGACTCCCCCCAGGCCATCAGCGCCGGCCCTCCTGGCACGCACACGGGCATCACCGGGTGGTCCTTCTGGAGGGGCCCACTTTGCCCCCAGCTCCCGGGAGCATGAAAGAAAGGCGGGCGCCAGAGCCATGTGACCGGGAGCATGCGCCGGGGGGTGCTGGGAGGGCGACTCCAGACTGAGCCCCGGTTTCTCCGCAGGGTGCTCGTGGCTTCCCTGGCACTCCCGGCCTGCCTGGATTCAAGGGAATTCGCGTACGTCTGCAGCATCTTTCTCTGGACGACTGGGCTTGTCTGCAGGAGGAGGGGGCTGGGCAGGGTGCCccggggaggagaagggagggggggagCAGCCGGGA
It encodes:
- the LOC123255622 gene encoding collagen alpha-2(I) chain-like, translating into MGPGPMGLMGPRGPPGASGPPGAQGFQGPAGEPGEPGQTGPAGSRGPPGPPGKSGEDGHPGKPGRPGERGIVGPQGARGFPGTPGLPGFKGIRGHNGLDGLKGQAGAPGVKGEPGAPGENGTPGQA